One window of Dyadobacter sandarakinus genomic DNA carries:
- a CDS encoding VCBS repeat-containing protein, whose protein sequence is MQSVSLRFVWLLVILCGCKKKAPEALFTLLPAQETGIAFSNEIRQTDSLNILKYMYFYNGGGVGLGDINNDGLTDIFFSGNMVSSRLYLNKGNMQFEDITAQAGLTTTGWCTGVSMVDLNADGWLDIYVSKAGSPNPSQRANLLFINKGNNTFKESAEAYGLADTGYTTQAAFLDYDQDGDLDVYLLSHDHSPRAVNNLMPVRTHGEAANTDKLFLNEGTGVDGHPVFKNVSAQAGILFEGYGLGVAVNDLNGDNWPDIYVANDFLSNDLLYINNHDGTFTNRIGEYMKHQSYNAMGVDVADYNNDGFQDVVVLDMLPEDNYRQKIMAAGMSNEKFDFMLQMGYQPQYMRNTLQLNNGSGHFSEIGQLAGIDKTDWSWGPLFADFDNDGYRDLFISNGHLKDMTDKDFIKYSQQTTMFEEKNEANAKLLRMMQELKGVKVPNYVFRNNGDLTFTHAKDWGISQLSFSNGASYADLDNDGDLDLVVNNVNEKAFIYKNESQKVGKNNWLQLSLNGDKPNRLGLGTKVTLRYHGQIQVYEHTLYRGFQSTVGNTIHFGLGRAGRVDTLEVRWPDGQIQQLTGVAANQRLVLDYKNAHTKRPVLKQDNPVFTEVSHAYGLDYTHAENKYADVATQLLMPQTYSTIGPSMAVGDIDGNGLDDLFMGGAAGLPATYFLQQANGRFVRQVFGADKEHEDAGILLFDADGDGDNDLYMASGGDEFEAGTALYQDRLYINDGTGRFTRDTLALPLMRASKSCVTAADFDQDGDPDLFVGGRIVPGQYPSAPESYVLRNDSGKFTDVTAQVCGELRHIGMVTSALWTDFDDDGRTDLLVAGEWVPVTFFKNKGGKLVNVTRSAGLGETSGWWNSMAGADMDNDGDTDYILGNLGTNTPFQASAQEPLTMHSGNLDGSGLHQSLLSWYIQGKNYPWPSRDALLRQMPRIGKKFFLYDDYAKATVQDVVSPELLHKAAVLKSSCFQSSYLENLGKGKFRLRPLPVQAQFAPVHGIVVRDIDDDGNLDLILSGNSYAPDASIGRYDAMQGLCLKGDGRGNFAPVPSASSGLALRGDGRSLAELLGPKGNVFLIGAANGGKLEVYVRQGGRKPELVKTGRMENKVMLVGKGRRRKVELYDGSGYLSQSSRFYEVPEGFRVQPAGKFQERITGH, encoded by the coding sequence ATGCAAAGCGTTTCCCTGAGGTTCGTGTGGCTGTTGGTCATTTTGTGCGGCTGTAAAAAGAAGGCGCCCGAGGCACTCTTTACCTTGTTGCCAGCGCAGGAAACAGGCATTGCATTTTCCAATGAAATCCGTCAGACCGACTCGCTCAATATTCTGAAATATATGTATTTCTATAACGGCGGCGGCGTGGGACTGGGGGACATTAACAACGACGGGCTGACGGATATTTTCTTTTCAGGGAATATGGTTTCTTCCAGACTGTACCTCAACAAGGGAAATATGCAGTTTGAAGATATTACCGCGCAGGCGGGGCTTACTACCACCGGCTGGTGCACGGGTGTGTCGATGGTTGACCTGAATGCCGACGGGTGGCTCGATATCTACGTCAGCAAGGCAGGCAGCCCGAATCCGTCCCAACGTGCAAACCTGCTTTTTATCAACAAGGGAAATAATACATTTAAAGAATCAGCGGAGGCTTACGGGCTGGCCGATACGGGCTATACCACCCAGGCCGCTTTCCTGGATTATGATCAGGATGGGGATTTGGACGTGTACCTGCTCTCCCACGATCATTCACCCCGGGCAGTGAACAACCTCATGCCTGTACGGACGCACGGAGAGGCTGCCAATACCGACAAGCTGTTCCTGAATGAAGGTACCGGAGTGGACGGTCACCCGGTTTTCAAAAATGTTTCGGCACAGGCGGGCATTCTGTTCGAAGGTTATGGGCTGGGCGTAGCGGTCAATGATCTGAACGGGGACAACTGGCCCGATATCTACGTGGCCAATGATTTCCTGAGCAATGATCTTTTATACATCAACAACCACGACGGTACTTTCACTAACCGCATCGGCGAATACATGAAACACCAGAGCTACAATGCCATGGGCGTGGACGTGGCCGATTATAACAACGATGGTTTTCAGGATGTGGTGGTACTCGATATGCTGCCCGAAGACAACTACCGCCAGAAGATCATGGCTGCCGGTATGTCCAATGAAAAGTTTGATTTCATGCTGCAAATGGGCTATCAGCCGCAGTATATGCGCAATACCCTTCAACTGAACAACGGCAGCGGGCATTTCAGTGAAATTGGCCAGCTGGCCGGTATCGACAAAACCGATTGGAGCTGGGGCCCTCTGTTTGCGGATTTCGACAATGACGGGTACCGCGACCTTTTTATCAGCAACGGGCATCTGAAAGACATGACCGACAAGGATTTTATCAAATACAGCCAGCAGACGACCATGTTCGAAGAAAAGAACGAGGCCAATGCAAAGCTGCTGCGCATGATGCAGGAGCTTAAAGGTGTGAAAGTGCCCAACTATGTTTTCCGCAATAACGGCGATCTTACGTTTACGCACGCAAAAGATTGGGGGATCAGCCAGCTTTCCTTTTCCAATGGTGCATCCTATGCCGACCTGGACAATGACGGTGACCTGGATCTGGTGGTAAACAATGTCAATGAAAAAGCATTTATCTATAAAAACGAATCGCAGAAAGTTGGCAAAAACAACTGGCTGCAACTTTCACTGAATGGCGACAAGCCCAACCGCCTCGGGCTTGGTACAAAGGTGACGCTCCGCTACCACGGGCAAATACAGGTTTATGAGCATACCCTGTATCGCGGGTTTCAGTCTACCGTCGGCAATACGATCCACTTTGGCCTGGGCCGTGCCGGCAGGGTCGACACCCTGGAAGTCCGGTGGCCCGATGGTCAAATCCAGCAGCTGACAGGTGTTGCTGCCAATCAGAGGCTGGTTCTGGATTACAAGAATGCCCATACAAAGCGGCCGGTTTTAAAACAAGATAACCCTGTTTTCACAGAGGTCTCCCACGCATACGGCCTGGATTATACACATGCAGAAAACAAATACGCCGATGTAGCCACGCAGCTGCTGATGCCGCAAACCTATTCAACGATCGGGCCTTCGATGGCAGTGGGCGATATCGATGGCAACGGTTTGGACGACCTTTTCATGGGAGGAGCAGCGGGTTTGCCGGCAACGTACTTTTTGCAGCAGGCAAACGGACGGTTTGTCCGGCAGGTGTTTGGGGCTGATAAAGAACATGAGGATGCCGGTATCCTGCTTTTTGATGCGGATGGTGATGGTGATAACGACCTGTACATGGCGAGCGGCGGTGATGAATTCGAAGCGGGCACAGCGCTTTACCAGGACAGGCTTTATATCAATGATGGTACAGGACGGTTTACCAGAGACACCCTTGCCCTGCCGCTCATGCGCGCAAGCAAATCCTGCGTTACTGCTGCTGACTTTGATCAGGATGGTGATCCCGACCTTTTTGTAGGTGGCCGGATCGTGCCGGGACAATACCCCTCGGCACCCGAAAGCTACGTGCTCCGGAATGATAGTGGAAAGTTTACGGACGTCACTGCACAGGTCTGCGGCGAACTTCGGCACATCGGTATGGTTACCTCCGCCCTGTGGACGGATTTTGATGATGACGGTCGCACAGACCTGCTGGTGGCAGGCGAGTGGGTGCCTGTGACTTTTTTTAAAAACAAAGGCGGAAAGCTCGTGAATGTAACCCGATCGGCCGGTCTCGGAGAAACTTCCGGCTGGTGGAACAGCATGGCAGGGGCAGATATGGACAATGATGGCGATACCGACTACATACTTGGTAACCTGGGCACCAATACGCCCTTCCAGGCTTCGGCTCAGGAACCACTGACCATGCACAGCGGCAACCTGGATGGGAGCGGCCTGCATCAGTCGCTGCTGTCGTGGTACATACAGGGTAAAAATTATCCCTGGCCCTCGCGGGATGCATTGTTACGCCAGATGCCGAGGATCGGGAAAAAGTTTTTTTTGTACGACGACTATGCAAAAGCTACCGTGCAGGACGTCGTTTCGCCGGAATTACTGCACAAGGCAGCCGTGCTGAAAAGCAGCTGTTTCCAGTCTTCGTACCTGGAAAATCTCGGTAAAGGCAAGTTCAGGCTGCGGCCTTTGCCCGTGCAGGCACAGTTTGCCCCGGTACACGGCATTGTTGTCCGGGACATCGACGACGACGGTAATCTGGATTTGATCCTTTCCGGAAATTCCTACGCGCCGGATGCATCCATCGGGCGGTATGATGCCATGCAGGGGTTGTGTTTAAAAGGGGATGGCAGGGGAAACTTTGCTCCCGTACCATCCGCTTCCAGTGGCCTGGCACTACGTGGCGACGGGCGGTCACTGGCCGAACTCCTCGGGCCAAAAGGCAATGTGTTCCTCATAGGTGCAGCCAATGGGGGAAAGCTGGAAGTATATGTCCGCCAGGGGGGCCGGAAACCTGAATTGGTAAAAACAGGAAGAATGGAGAACAAAGTAATGCTCGTCGGAAAAGGAAGGCGGCGGAAAGTAGAGCTGTATGATGGTTCGGGCTACCTTTCGCAGTCATCCAGGTTCTATGAGGTTCCGGAGGGGTTCCGGGTGCAACCGGCAGGTAAATTTCAGGAGCGCATTACCGGACATTGA
- a CDS encoding MFS transporter: MAKGDRVFRCVMIVSLTGFLSGFDSIVISGINLSVRQLWNTSDWFHGAFIVSIALWGSIAGALAGGYPTERWGRKAALLLAGGLFIVASAGSALSVSPYMFSAFRFLGGMASGIGSIAAPTYIAEVSDARDRGKLGMLFQTQLVAGILLAYISNYLLAGAGGPGNWRLMAGATGVIALLYLLLAFSIPESPRWQMRTQVVSAQSSRSGDAGLFSGKYSKILLVTLLMVFFNQFSGISFVLFYGPQVLKQAGLDMSQSLLGGVSIGVVNLLATFAGMYFIDRVGRRRLMFVGSAGYILSLSMIALGMFANWPAGFVLLFMLGFIFSHAIGQGAVIWVFIAEIFPARVRAFGQAWGSGMLNVFAGMITLLGTVLIHQFPGWAIFGGFAFLMVLQLLFVAWLMPETKGVPLEEMEEQLS, translated from the coding sequence ATGGCAAAAGGAGATCGGGTTTTTCGCTGCGTGATGATCGTGTCGCTGACCGGCTTTCTCTCCGGTTTTGACTCCATTGTTATATCGGGTATCAACCTCTCCGTGCGGCAACTCTGGAATACTTCCGACTGGTTTCACGGTGCATTCATTGTTTCCATTGCGCTCTGGGGATCTATCGCAGGCGCGCTGGCAGGAGGGTACCCCACCGAGCGCTGGGGCAGGAAAGCGGCCTTGCTGCTGGCCGGCGGGCTGTTTATTGTCGCTTCTGCCGGGAGTGCGCTGTCGGTTTCGCCATATATGTTTTCGGCTTTTCGCTTTCTGGGCGGTATGGCTTCGGGCATCGGCTCCATTGCGGCGCCCACTTACATTGCTGAGGTCAGCGATGCCAGGGACCGCGGCAAGCTCGGTATGCTTTTCCAGACCCAGCTGGTTGCGGGCATTCTGCTGGCCTATATTTCCAATTACCTTCTTGCGGGTGCAGGCGGTCCGGGCAACTGGCGCCTGATGGCCGGTGCCACAGGCGTGATAGCACTGCTCTATCTGCTGCTTGCTTTCAGCATTCCCGAAAGTCCCCGCTGGCAAATGCGCACGCAGGTCGTTTCAGCACAAAGCAGCAGGTCGGGCGATGCGGGTTTGTTTTCGGGTAAATATTCTAAAATACTGCTGGTCACGCTCCTGATGGTTTTTTTTAACCAATTTTCGGGCATCAGCTTTGTTTTGTTCTATGGTCCGCAGGTTCTGAAGCAGGCCGGGCTGGACATGTCTCAATCCCTGCTCGGCGGCGTGTCCATCGGGGTAGTGAACTTGCTGGCTACCTTCGCGGGCATGTATTTTATTGACCGGGTGGGGCGCAGGCGGCTCATGTTTGTGGGATCGGCCGGGTATATTCTGAGCTTATCGATGATCGCGCTCGGTATGTTCGCAAACTGGCCGGCGGGGTTTGTGCTGTTGTTTATGCTGGGCTTTATTTTCTCGCATGCCATCGGGCAGGGGGCTGTGATCTGGGTGTTTATTGCCGAAATCTTCCCGGCCAGGGTACGTGCATTCGGGCAGGCCTGGGGTTCGGGAATGCTCAATGTATTTGCGGGTATGATCACGCTGCTGGGAACCGTGCTCATCCATCAATTTCCCGGTTGGGCTATTTTTGGCGGATTTGCATTCCTGATGGTGTTACAGCTCCTTTTTGTAGCCTGGCTGATGCCCGAAACCAAAGGTGTTCCGCTGGAAGAAATGGAAGAGCAGCTTTCCTGA
- a CDS encoding LacI family DNA-binding transcriptional regulator: MTDPKPSMSDLARKLNVSKTTISFILNGKAKEKRISESLVEKVLAEAANLGYRPNQFAQSLRTGRTNIIGLMVEDISNPFYASIAKLIEEKVYRNGYKIVYCSTENDVMRGKEFLTMFSTLSVDGCIIAPTLGMEQEIRDMLEKGKSVVLFDRYFGNDGIDAVMVDNQGGMYQAVEHLASRGAKNIGLIALALNDPEKEDRIIGFKKAIADHGLPTHVFPVPFKWGHEEYLEDISRILTENQLDAVVFGTNYLGIAGLEVINQSGLRIPEDIAMVSFDDHDLFRIHRPGITVVAQPIEAIAQKVIDTLMQKLQKPVMVQKPGEVITLPTTLIVRASS; the protein is encoded by the coding sequence ATGACAGATCCGAAACCATCCATGAGCGACCTCGCCAGGAAGCTCAACGTTTCAAAAACAACCATATCATTCATTCTGAATGGCAAGGCGAAGGAAAAGCGGATCAGTGAGTCGCTGGTGGAAAAAGTACTTGCAGAAGCGGCTAACCTGGGCTACCGTCCCAACCAGTTTGCACAAAGCCTGCGTACAGGGCGTACAAACATCATCGGTCTGATGGTGGAAGATATTTCCAATCCGTTTTATGCCAGCATTGCCAAGCTCATCGAAGAAAAGGTATACCGGAACGGGTACAAAATCGTGTATTGCAGCACGGAAAATGATGTGATGCGCGGAAAGGAATTCCTGACGATGTTCTCGACCCTGAGTGTCGACGGCTGTATTATCGCGCCTACCCTGGGCATGGAGCAGGAGATACGCGACATGCTGGAAAAAGGCAAAAGTGTGGTCTTATTTGACAGGTACTTCGGCAACGACGGCATCGATGCGGTGATGGTCGACAACCAGGGCGGCATGTATCAGGCAGTGGAACACCTGGCCAGCCGGGGCGCTAAAAACATCGGGCTTATTGCACTGGCACTGAATGATCCCGAAAAGGAGGACCGCATTATCGGCTTCAAAAAAGCAATCGCTGACCACGGGCTCCCCACGCATGTATTTCCGGTGCCTTTTAAATGGGGACATGAGGAGTACCTGGAAGATATCAGCCGGATACTTACAGAAAACCAGCTTGATGCGGTGGTGTTTGGTACCAATTACCTCGGCATTGCAGGTCTGGAAGTTATCAACCAGTCGGGACTGAGGATTCCGGAGGACATTGCAATGGTTTCCTTCGACGACCACGACCTGTTCCGGATACACCGCCCGGGCATTACGGTTGTCGCGCAGCCCATTGAGGCGATTGCCCAGAAAGTGATCGATACGCTGATGCAGAAGCTGCAAAAACCTGTGATGGTTCAGAAGCCGGGAGAAGTGATTACATTACCTACCACACTGATTGTCAGAGCATCATCATAA
- a CDS encoding sialate O-acetylesterase, with amino-acid sequence MRCFKIICLLLCFSTALFAREGEKLKLSPVLQSNMVVQQNQPFKVWGHAPAGTTIAIQADWMSSPVRVTADADSRFIGIIPVPVAKKGDFTRHRITISSDDEKRLLDNVLIGETWICSGQSNMQFKMHETLDSAREVPAADYPQVRLFSAGLNFSNEPLDSIGGTWQECTPASVRTFSAVGYHFGRELFARLNVPVGLVFTGIGASAAQAYVPQEVLAADTLLSRVYLQPYLDSPKSQEKIDGGFTFEKVTRPFLLYNAIIHPFVNLSVKGFIWYQGESNRAERGSYTHLTQTMIQSWRAGFGQGNLPFYYVQVAPFWYDMADATLADYAFFREAQEQVSKLANTEMVVTMDVGESRDLHPKNKKPIGVRLAKTALNRTYGFMEVAFQGPKFDYATFENQQVQVHFRPETVRGGLETNDGKAPAHFFVAGADRQFYPAAAKIEGGRIILTSLKVRRPVAVRYAFTNFPVTNLQNKDGLPALPFRSDDWPEITPKK; translated from the coding sequence ATGCGCTGTTTCAAAATCATCTGCCTGCTGCTTTGCTTTTCCACGGCTTTATTTGCCCGGGAAGGTGAAAAGCTTAAACTAAGCCCCGTGTTGCAAAGCAACATGGTGGTTCAGCAGAATCAGCCTTTTAAAGTCTGGGGCCATGCGCCTGCGGGAACAACCATCGCTATCCAGGCCGACTGGATGTCTTCGCCGGTACGTGTTACAGCGGATGCAGATAGCAGGTTTATCGGGATCATTCCTGTCCCTGTGGCGAAAAAAGGGGATTTTACCAGACACCGGATTACCATTTCCAGTGACGATGAAAAACGGTTGCTGGATAACGTGCTGATTGGTGAAACCTGGATATGCAGCGGGCAGTCGAATATGCAGTTCAAAATGCACGAAACGCTCGACTCAGCGCGGGAGGTTCCTGCCGCTGATTACCCGCAGGTCCGTTTGTTCAGCGCCGGCCTCAATTTCAGCAATGAACCGTTGGACAGCATCGGGGGCACCTGGCAGGAATGCACGCCAGCGAGTGTGCGAACGTTCAGTGCGGTAGGCTATCATTTCGGGCGCGAGCTGTTTGCCAGGCTAAATGTGCCGGTTGGCCTCGTGTTTACAGGCATAGGCGCATCCGCGGCGCAGGCTTATGTACCGCAGGAGGTACTGGCCGCGGATACGTTGCTGAGCCGGGTGTATCTGCAACCTTATCTTGACAGTCCTAAGTCACAGGAAAAAATCGATGGCGGGTTTACCTTTGAGAAAGTCACGCGCCCGTTTTTGCTGTACAATGCGATCATCCATCCATTTGTTAATCTGTCGGTCAAAGGATTTATCTGGTACCAGGGTGAGTCCAACCGCGCTGAGCGCGGAAGCTATACGCACCTCACGCAAACCATGATCCAAAGCTGGCGGGCCGGGTTCGGCCAGGGCAATCTGCCGTTTTATTACGTACAGGTAGCTCCGTTCTGGTATGATATGGCCGACGCCACGTTGGCTGACTATGCGTTTTTCCGGGAAGCGCAGGAGCAGGTCAGTAAGCTGGCAAATACGGAAATGGTCGTAACCATGGACGTAGGAGAGTCCCGGGATCTGCATCCCAAAAACAAAAAGCCGATTGGCGTGCGCCTTGCAAAAACGGCATTGAACCGGACTTACGGCTTCATGGAAGTTGCGTTTCAGGGGCCAAAGTTCGACTATGCGACATTTGAAAATCAGCAGGTGCAGGTACACTTCCGGCCGGAGACTGTCCGGGGTGGTCTTGAAACCAACGACGGAAAAGCACCCGCCCACTTTTTCGTAGCCGGTGCCGACAGGCAATTTTACCCGGCGGCAGCAAAAATCGAAGGAGGCCGAATTATTTTAACAAGTTTGAAAGTCAGGCGACCGGTGGCTGTCAGGTATGCTTTCACCAATTTTCCGGTAACTAATTTACAAAACAAAGACGGCCTGCCCGCACTGCCCTTCCGCAGCGACGACTGGCCCGAGATCACTCCTAAAAAGTAA
- a CDS encoding glycoside hydrolase family 38 C-terminal domain-containing protein, which translates to MKKSLLLFLNPLIVIVPMVFLAIGAHAQKAYFIDGYHGGVYGHYPVGYTQFVVDQLNQNPFWKINLEIEPETWDSVKVREPEALAAFQKLFADQSLTGRIEYVSPAYGQSYFYNVSGESIIRHFHYGMKKVRQYFPGAVFTTYSSEEPCFTSALPQILNSFGYRYASLKNPNTCWGGYTRAFGGELVNWVGPDSSRITTVPRYASEGLEPNSTWQTEGWTNSPAYISNALKSGIKNPVAMTLQDAGWKNGPWIGNGDRGYQPTEYKTWRDYFANTSVGQAGQDWHFTQEDMQVSLVWGSQVLQKIAQQVRVSENKIIMAEKMAAFNKIYNHTPWPQARIDEAWRTLMLSQHHDCWIVPYNGKKGNTWADKVVVWTDTTDQISDRIITAGAQKNPNAGGQEYVSVYNTTGNPKTGNVALQLPGGMDANAFTLTDHKNREVPVQPGAARQLYFRASVPAMGLSQYRLIKKKPSKTAGAKASVAASGDVILENDHYKLILDKTKGGTIKSLVVKTMGNREFVDPNSERAFHELRGNFFDQGGYHSTAENPVTITLIENGPLVVTAQIKGALLSNPFIQTITLKQGDRKIACTLELDWKVNTGIGSSYKQHEKLDPKEYQKPFYDDSQKLLALFPVNFKSGKIYKDAPFDVTESKLENTFFSRWDSIKHNLMVSWVDLYDADKNMGLALLSDQTTTYTHGEDFPLGLNVQYSGAGLWGRNHTLTGPTHMRYALVPHAGKWDTAGIAAEVTDWHEPAFAFLAGADKAAEKSLVDVSGTGYQVTSTLFEGDDLLVRLYNAAGDARTKKVKLGGSAGAAALVELNGKVREDLSLQNENKSTILNVAMPRFGIRTLRLKNFVAD; encoded by the coding sequence TTGAAAAAGTCCCTTTTACTATTCCTGAACCCTTTAATTGTTATCGTTCCGATGGTATTTCTGGCCATCGGAGCGCATGCTCAGAAGGCATACTTTATCGATGGCTATCATGGCGGCGTGTACGGGCATTATCCGGTGGGTTATACGCAGTTTGTGGTAGACCAGCTGAACCAGAACCCATTCTGGAAAATCAACCTTGAAATTGAGCCTGAAACGTGGGATTCGGTGAAGGTACGGGAACCTGAGGCACTGGCGGCGTTTCAGAAGCTTTTTGCGGATCAATCCCTTACCGGCCGCATTGAATACGTGAGCCCGGCTTACGGCCAGAGCTACTTCTATAATGTGTCCGGGGAAAGCATTATCCGGCATTTTCACTATGGCATGAAAAAGGTACGCCAGTATTTTCCGGGTGCTGTATTTACCACCTATTCCTCGGAAGAACCCTGCTTTACCAGCGCCCTGCCGCAGATCCTGAACTCGTTCGGGTACCGTTATGCCTCACTGAAAAATCCGAATACCTGCTGGGGCGGCTACACGCGCGCATTTGGCGGCGAGCTGGTCAACTGGGTAGGGCCCGACAGCTCGCGCATTACGACCGTTCCGCGCTATGCCAGCGAAGGTCTTGAACCCAATTCTACCTGGCAGACCGAAGGATGGACCAATTCACCGGCATACATCAGCAATGCACTGAAATCGGGCATTAAGAACCCCGTGGCCATGACCCTGCAGGATGCCGGCTGGAAAAACGGTCCGTGGATCGGAAACGGCGACCGGGGCTACCAGCCAACCGAGTACAAAACCTGGCGCGACTATTTCGCTAACACATCAGTCGGGCAAGCCGGCCAGGACTGGCACTTCACGCAGGAAGATATGCAGGTGAGCCTGGTCTGGGGCTCGCAGGTTTTGCAAAAGATCGCCCAGCAGGTCCGCGTCTCGGAAAACAAGATCATCATGGCCGAGAAAATGGCGGCTTTCAACAAAATTTACAACCATACACCCTGGCCGCAGGCGCGCATCGACGAAGCCTGGCGCACGCTCATGCTCTCGCAGCACCACGACTGCTGGATCGTGCCTTATAATGGTAAAAAGGGAAATACCTGGGCTGACAAGGTAGTGGTATGGACAGACACCACAGACCAGATCAGCGACCGCATCATCACAGCGGGCGCTCAAAAGAACCCGAATGCGGGAGGGCAGGAATATGTGAGTGTTTACAATACGACCGGAAATCCAAAAACCGGGAATGTAGCCCTCCAACTGCCCGGCGGCATGGACGCAAATGCATTTACGCTGACAGATCACAAAAACAGGGAAGTACCCGTGCAGCCTGGTGCCGCCAGGCAGCTTTATTTCAGGGCTTCGGTTCCGGCAATGGGTTTGAGCCAATACAGGTTGATAAAGAAAAAACCTTCGAAAACAGCAGGTGCAAAAGCTTCGGTAGCGGCTTCGGGCGATGTGATTCTGGAAAATGATCATTACAAGCTGATTCTGGACAAAACAAAAGGCGGCACGATCAAAAGTCTGGTCGTGAAAACGATGGGTAACCGGGAGTTTGTCGATCCGAACAGTGAACGCGCATTCCATGAGCTGCGGGGTAATTTCTTTGATCAGGGCGGGTATCACTCGACGGCAGAAAATCCGGTCACGATCACCCTGATAGAAAACGGTCCGCTTGTTGTGACGGCACAGATCAAAGGCGCGCTGCTATCCAATCCTTTTATACAGACCATTACGCTTAAACAGGGTGACCGCAAGATTGCATGCACCCTGGAACTGGACTGGAAAGTCAATACCGGTATCGGGAGCAGCTACAAACAGCACGAAAAGCTGGATCCGAAAGAGTACCAGAAGCCTTTTTACGACGATAGTCAGAAGCTTCTCGCCTTGTTTCCTGTCAATTTTAAATCAGGAAAAATTTACAAGGATGCACCATTTGACGTAACCGAAAGTAAGCTGGAAAATACATTTTTCAGCCGCTGGGACAGTATCAAGCACAACCTGATGGTCAGCTGGGTGGATCTGTACGATGCTGATAAAAACATGGGCCTTGCCCTGCTTTCAGACCAAACCACAACTTATACGCACGGCGAAGATTTTCCACTGGGACTGAATGTACAATACTCAGGTGCAGGCCTCTGGGGCCGAAACCACACCCTGACCGGCCCGACCCACATGCGCTATGCCCTTGTGCCGCACGCAGGCAAGTGGGATACAGCAGGCATTGCAGCAGAAGTAACAGACTGGCATGAACCCGCATTTGCATTCCTTGCCGGTGCGGACAAAGCTGCTGAAAAGTCGCTCGTAGACGTAAGCGGGACGGGTTACCAGGTCACATCAACCTTGTTTGAGGGTGACGATCTGCTCGTCAGGCTGTACAATGCAGCTGGTGATGCACGTACAAAAAAAGTAAAGCTGGGCGGTAGTGCCGGCGCGGCAGCATTGGTGGAGCTCAATGGGAAGGTCAGGGAAGATCTGTCTTTGCAAAATGAAAATAAAAGTACCATACTCAACGTGGCCATGCCGCGGTTCGGGATCCGTACCCTTCGTTTAAAAAACTTTGTAGCTGACTGA